DNA sequence from the Actinacidiphila yeochonensis CN732 genome:
AGCCGGGCGGCCTGCACCTCCAGCATCGTCCGCACCTCGTAGACGTCGAGGAGCGCGGCACCGCGCAACTTCGCCGGCCAGTCCTCGACCGGACGGGTGGCGATGACGAACACGCCCGCGCCCTGCCGGGTGCGCACCAGGCCCGCACCGGCCAGTGCCCGCAGCGCCTCGCGGACCGTGGAGCGGCCCACGCCCAGCTCGGCCGCGAGCGAGGTCTCGCCCGGCAGCCGGCTGCCCACCGGCCAGTGGCCGTCGGCGATCTGCTCCCGCATCCGGAGAGCGGCCTGCTCCACCAAGGGGCTCGGCCGCAGCGAGTCGAGCGGCATGTCCGGTTCACCTCTCAGCTTGTCTGAGGAGTTGTTCTGTGGCTAGCCTACCCGCCATGACGCAGCGGGGCCTCCTTCTCGGCCGCCGCGGCGGGGCCTGACCGCGACCGGCACCCCGCCGCGGGGTTCGGTGCTGCCGGTCGGCCGGCGACCTGGGACGGACCGCGAGCGCGTCCGCCGCGCCGGGCGCCGGAGCCCCATCGCAGACGTAAGGCCCAACACGCATGCCCAGCAGGCACAGCACAGCCCGAGCCGTCCCCGAACCGGCCGTCGGCACCGAACCGGCCCCCGCCCCTGAACCGCCCATCGCCACCGAACCGGTCGCCGGCACCGGCGATCCCGGTGGCGCCCTCCCGGCCTCGGCCCCGCCCCCCAGCCCGCGACCACGGCTCCCGAGCCCGCGGCCGTCCGCCCGCCGCAGGGACCCGTACCCGGCGGTGCCCCCGCCTGGAACCCGCAGCGCGGCGGCGCCATGCCCTCCCACCGCTACCTGCCCGCCCACCGCCGCGTCGGACTGCCCGCCGCGCCGGTCCGCCAGTGGCCCGGCCGCCGCATCGAACAGGCGCCGCTGTGGGTCCCCGTCGACCTGCGCGACGGCAACCAGGCGCTCGCCGAGCCGATGGACCCCGACCGCAAGCAGCTGATGTTCGACCTCCAGGTGGCCATGGGCTTCAAGGAGATCGAGGTCGGCTACCCCTCGGCGAGCCGCACCGACTTCGACTTCGTCCGCCGCCTGGCCGTCCCGGGAGCCCTGCCGGAGGACGTCACCCCGGTCGTCTTCACAGCCGCCCGGGCCGACCTCGTCGAGCGGACCTTCGCCGCCCTGGCGGGCGTGCCCCGCGCGGTGGTCCACCTGTACACGGCGACGGCGCCGCTGTGGCGGCGGCTCGTCCTGGGCCGGGACCGCGCCGAGGTGCGCGCGCTGGTCGAGGACGCCGCCCGTCTCATGGCCCGGCTGGCCGGGGACCGTCCCGGCCTGCGGTTCCAGTTCTCCCCGGAGGTCTTCAACCTCACCGAGCCCGACTTCGTCCTGGAGGTCTGCAACGGCCTGACCGCGTTGTGGGACGCCGACCCGGCCCGGCCGGTGGTGCACAACCTGCCCGCCACCGTGGAGATCGCCACCCCGGACGTCTACGCCGACCAGATCGAGTACGCCCACCGGCACCTGGACCGCCGTGACGCCGTGGTGCTCTCCGTCCACCCGCACAACGACCGCGGCACCGGCGTCGCCTGCGCCGAACTCGCGCTGCTCGCGGGGGCGCAGCGGGTGGAGGGCTGCCTCTTCGGCAACGGCGAACGGACCGGCAACGTCGACCTCGTCACCCTCGCGCTGAACCTGCACACCCAGGGCGTCGACCCGATGCTGGACCTGTCCGACCTCGACGGCATCCGCGCCGTCGTGGAGTACTGCAACCGCCTGCCGGTGCCCGGGCGCCACCCCTACGCCGGGGACCTGGTGCACACCGCCTACTCCGGCACGCACCAGGACGCCATCAAGAAGGGCCTGGAGGCACACGCCCGGCGCGCCGCCGAGGCCGGACTGCCGCCCGGCCGCATCCCCTGGGAGGTGCCCTACCTGCCGATCGACCCGGCCGACATCGGGCGCGACTACGAGGCCGTCATCCGCGTCAACAGCCAGTCGGGCAAGGGCGGCATCGCCTACCTGCTGCTCGACCGGCACGGGCTGGACCTGCCACGCGGACTGCGGGCCGACTTCTCGCTGGTGGTCCAGGACGCCGCCGACGGCAGCGGGCGCGAGGTCATCGCGGAGCAGCTGGGCGCGCTGTTCGAGCGGGAGTACCTGGCCCCGGCCGACGCGGCGCCGCCGGCCCTGACCGAGTGGACGGCCACCGAGACCGCCCCGGGACGGTACGAGTTCCGCGGCGTCCTGCGGCATGAGGACGGCCCGGCGCGGGAGGTGCGCGGCAGCGGCGGAACGCCGTTGGCCGCCGTGGCGGCGGCGCTCGCGGCAACGGAGGAGACGGCGGACGGGGCGGCGGACGGCGCGGCGCACGGAGCCGGCATCAGCGTCGACCAGTGCGCCGGGCACGGGATCGAGCCGCGGCCGGGCGGCGAGCGGGAGCACGCCGCCTACGTGCGGATCGTGTCCGGCGGGCGCGGCGTGTGGGGCGCCGGGCGGGCCGGGACACCGGCGGGGGCGGCGGTGCGGGCGGTCCTCGCGGCGGTGAACCGGGCGGGCGCGGTCGTGCCGGCGGCCGGGTGAGGACCGGTCCGGCGCGCTGACGGCCAGACCCTCGGGACCTGACCGCGGCCCCGTACGCACCGCACCTGGGGGCAGGTGCCTCGCCCCCAGGTGCGGTACCGCCGGGTCGGCCGGGGGAGCCGGCTGCCGGTGCGCGTCCCACCGGAAGGCGAGGGCGCCTGCCCGCGCTTCGGATCAGCGGGTGGTGGCTCGGGCTTTCGGGTGGTGGCTCGGGCCTTCGGGCGGCGCGGCGTGCGCTCAGCGGGCGGCGAGGGCGTCCAGCAGGCGGCTGAGGGAGCCGCCCAGACCCCAGCGGGAGGCGAGCACGGCCAACTCCTCGGGTGCGGCCGGGGTCCGGGGCAGTTCGGGGGAGAGCGGGGGCAACGGCACGTCGTCCGCGACCCGCACCACCTTGGGCGCCACGTCCAGATAGGCGGAGGCGGCCAGGATGTTGCGCCGGCGCGCCGGGGTCAGCTTCGAGAACGGCTCCTCGGCCGCCGCCCGCACCCCGGCGAGGTCGCCGTACTGGCGGACGAGCTCGGCCGCGGTCTTCTCGCCGATGCCCTTCACCCCGGGCAGGCCGTCGCTCGGGTCGCCGCGCAGGGCCGCGAAGTCGGCGTACTGGCCTGGGGTGACGCCGTACCGCTCCACCAGCGCCGCGCCGTCCAGCACGTCCACGTCGCCGACACCCTTGCGGGGGAAGAGGACCCGGACCCCGCGCGCGTCGTCGACCAGCTGGAACAGGTCGCGGTCCCCGGTGACGATCGCCGCCGGGCCGGGCGCGGCCGTCGCGAGGGTGCCGATCACGTCGTCCGCCTCGTACCCGGGCACGCCCACCCGGGTGATGCCCACCGCGTCCAGCACCGCCTCGATCACCGGCACCTGCGGCGAGAGGGTGTCGGGGACCTCCTCGCTGCCGTCGGCCGGATCGGCCACCCGGTGCGCCTTGTACGACGGGATGAGGTCCACCCTCCACTGCGGCCGCCAGTCGGCGTCCATGCACGCCACCAGCGAGCCGGGGGAGTGGTCGGACACCAGCCGCGCGATGAAGTCCAGCAGTCCGCGCACCGCGTTGACCGGCGTGCCGTCCGGCGCCTTCACCGACTCGGGCACGCCGAAGTACGCGCGGAAGTACAGGCTCGCGGTGTCCAGCAGCATGAGCCCGCCGCCGGACCCGCCCTCCGTGGTCGCATCGTTCACGCCCGCCAGCATGGCACGCCCCACCGACACCCGGCGGCAGCGGCCGGGCGGGGCCGTCGTACCGGACACGGGCGAGGTGCGCGAGCGCCTGCCGGTCGCCCCGGCGCCCCGGGCCGGCGGGCCGTGGCAGCCGGTACGCCCGTTCCGCACGCTCGTAGGGTGGGGAGGTGACCGTGCAAGAGCAGGCCCACCGGGTGCGGCGGGTCGTCTCCCTCGTGCCCTCGCTCACCGAGTCCGTCGCCCTGACCGCGCCCGGACTGCTGGTGGGCGCCACCGACTGGTGCACCCACCCGGCCGGCCTGGACGTGGTGCGGATCGGCGGCACCAAGAACCCCGACACGGCCGCCGTCATGTCCCTCGCCCCCGACCTCGTCGTGGCCAACGAGGAGGAGAACCGCGAGGCGGACCTGGCCGTACTGCGCGCGGCCGGGCTGCGGGTGCTCGTCACCCGGGTGCGGACGCTGCCGGATGCCTTCGCCGAGATGGAGCGGCTGCTGGTGGGCGGCTGCGGGCTGCCCCGGCCGGCCTGGCTGGACGCCGCCCGGGCCGCGTGGGCCCGGCCGCCCGTACCCGCCGGGCCGCGCCGCCGGGCGGTGGTGCCGGTGTGGCGGCGGCCGTGGACGGGGCTGGGCCGCGACACGTTCGCGGGGGACCTGCTCGCGCGGCTCGGCGTCGACCACGTGCTGTCCGGCGCGGCCGAGCGCTATCCCCGCTTCGACCCCGCGCGGCTGCCGGGCACCCCCGGCCTCGTGGTGCTGCCCGACGAGCCGTACCGCTTCACCGCGCAGGACGGGCCCGAGGCGTTCCCCGGGCTGCCCGCCGCCCTCGTCGACGGCCGCCGCCTGACCTGGTACGGGCCGTCGCTGGTGGACGCGGCCGAGGTGCTGGCACGTCAGCTGGCCGCCGCCCGCGCCTACTGATCCGGCGGGGCGGGGGCTGGGCGCACCGCCTCCCGTACCCGCGCGCTTCACCGGGGCGCGCCGTCAA
Encoded proteins:
- a CDS encoding 2-isopropylmalate synthase translates to MPSHRYLPAHRRVGLPAAPVRQWPGRRIEQAPLWVPVDLRDGNQALAEPMDPDRKQLMFDLQVAMGFKEIEVGYPSASRTDFDFVRRLAVPGALPEDVTPVVFTAARADLVERTFAALAGVPRAVVHLYTATAPLWRRLVLGRDRAEVRALVEDAARLMARLAGDRPGLRFQFSPEVFNLTEPDFVLEVCNGLTALWDADPARPVVHNLPATVEIATPDVYADQIEYAHRHLDRRDAVVLSVHPHNDRGTGVACAELALLAGAQRVEGCLFGNGERTGNVDLVTLALNLHTQGVDPMLDLSDLDGIRAVVEYCNRLPVPGRHPYAGDLVHTAYSGTHQDAIKKGLEAHARRAAEAGLPPGRIPWEVPYLPIDPADIGRDYEAVIRVNSQSGKGGIAYLLLDRHGLDLPRGLRADFSLVVQDAADGSGREVIAEQLGALFEREYLAPADAAPPALTEWTATETAPGRYEFRGVLRHEDGPAREVRGSGGTPLAAVAAALAATEETADGAADGAAHGAGISVDQCAGHGIEPRPGGEREHAAYVRIVSGGRGVWGAGRAGTPAGAAVRAVLAAVNRAGAVVPAAG
- a CDS encoding 5'-3' exonuclease, with the protein product MLLDTASLYFRAYFGVPESVKAPDGTPVNAVRGLLDFIARLVSDHSPGSLVACMDADWRPQWRVDLIPSYKAHRVADPADGSEEVPDTLSPQVPVIEAVLDAVGITRVGVPGYEADDVIGTLATAAPGPAAIVTGDRDLFQLVDDARGVRVLFPRKGVGDVDVLDGAALVERYGVTPGQYADFAALRGDPSDGLPGVKGIGEKTAAELVRQYGDLAGVRAAAEEPFSKLTPARRRNILAASAYLDVAPKVVRVADDVPLPPLSPELPRTPAAPEELAVLASRWGLGGSLSRLLDALAAR
- a CDS encoding helical backbone metal receptor; protein product: MTVQEQAHRVRRVVSLVPSLTESVALTAPGLLVGATDWCTHPAGLDVVRIGGTKNPDTAAVMSLAPDLVVANEEENREADLAVLRAAGLRVLVTRVRTLPDAFAEMERLLVGGCGLPRPAWLDAARAAWARPPVPAGPRRRAVVPVWRRPWTGLGRDTFAGDLLARLGVDHVLSGAAERYPRFDPARLPGTPGLVVLPDEPYRFTAQDGPEAFPGLPAALVDGRRLTWYGPSLVDAAEVLARQLAAARAY